CGCAGTACATTGATTGAGTTAACGGAGGTTTCTGCTTAAAAAGACTCCTACCTCTGAGTGATGAactttaaaaagagagagactgagactgTGATAAAGGACTAAGGAAGAACATGGTGTATTAGCCTGagaaatagtttttaaaaactaacacacacacacacacacagcattcctTTCACCTGGAACATTCCACCCAAATTATCATTTTAAGTTATGTTGTCTGAAgacatttacagtattaaagTATTTAACACCGCATTTTGGGTCTGATAGCTATTCATGTCACAtacgcgcacatacacacaccccctCACAAACAGAAGTAGGTTGTATATAAGCATAATGATGGCACTGCTATTACATATTTCACAGATGATTCCCtctgaattattaaaatgatgaaatacAAATTAGTGTCTCGAGTACACCCAGTGGTTCTGTAGTTAATAAGTACCATTAATACATGAACATGTTTTGtcttaaaacattaacatttctgCTCCACACGAACAGTCTGTGTGAAATGGAAGCTTTATCCATTTCCAATGAGCTTTTCCATCACAAGCACTTGCGTATTTTCCATCCTGCATATTGCCCTTTAGACGTGACTCACACAATAACCTGTAATGTGTGAGTTAAACACAATGATGTGACCAGCTTCTCAAATATCCTGTTAATCAGTACATGTTTATCTTTCTCTTAGATCTTATAAAATCATATATTCAGGAATATACTGTCATATTGTAGGTGTTCATGTTTTGTTGTAACAGATGAGCGTAAACAGGTTCTTCACAGGCTGCAGGTATTTTATGAATATCTGTTGATAGGAGAGTATATGCAGTGGTGAATAGCATATGAATATGATTGTCATCTCTCATTTTATTTTGCACACAATTATTGTACGTGGCAATCTGTACGTCTTTACAGTTGATAACCTTGAACTGCATTCACCggtatttaaaataattcattgtgtaaaaaaaaaatccatctataaatattttgaacaatctgattgtgttttgtgttttatcttCTCAGCTTCGGTTAGCTACCAAAATGTGTACGGTAACCTGAACACAGGAACTTGTGCATAAGTGTATTCGGAAAAGAAGactaattatttttactttaaagtAGATGGAGAGGTTAAGTGCAGAGCTTTCTGCATCACAGCAATAGGAAATGGCATGAAGTATTAGACCTTCATAGATGATTGTACGGTGCCACTTTGAGCAAATGCCAATACATGCTCCTGCAGTGcagtaaaaatgaaacagtATGAATTACTGACTGTGGGTaataagtattaaaaagtgtgttgctgcattaataaataatgagtaGATGGTTATGCCACTGGCAGTGTGTCGTATAAAGCATTTATCAGAGCTACTTATGTCAAACGTGATGTTTACAGTGAAATAAGCTTGCCAAACAATAAATTAGTTGCGTGTCATTTCTTAACTAATACTTGCTTATGCATTTCCTcaccttaaaggaaaaatccaccctgaacaacttgcatattaaGCTTTATAATTATCATGTGATCTTCAAtgatgtcagattttttttggatGAAATTCTGAATTGACtcttctttgtttaaaaaaaaaaaaaagtctttcatcAACATGAGACACCGTCTTGCTTGTCACCTCGTAGATCGCTAACCTGCTGAGCTGAGTCTCAGCCAGACCTCGGTGCAGCCATGTCGTAttgctgcactgcattctgaaattttaaatgtaacgtttgctgtctccactctTTACATTGAATTTCTCACTAATATGACAttccttttgttttaaatatttttttttccctattaaaCACCACTATGTGCTCTAGCAATGTTTCAATGTGATATCGGAGTGACACACAGCCACTAACGTCTTACAGGAACAtcgaaaatacagcaccaatcaacaaattagcaccagaatcgataaatatttcaatataaacatatttattgtgtttcagGGAGGACATTTCCCTAAATAACAGTGCCAGTCCTCATGGGTAAGGATCCTTGAAGTAGTTCCTGTCAGTTTTTGCCCACTCTTTCATTGACTGGATGTATTCACGGGGCCTATTTTGGTGTTTCACCTGCTGACCCATTAAGTTTTCTATGAGATTGAGGTGTGGTGATTTTGCATACCAAAGTGTCCAAGTGTTCCATGGTGCTCACCAAACAAATCTCTATAGCTTTCATCATGGAACAAAGGAGTGCCAGCACAAAAGGCAACCTCAGAGTCTGACTAACACCTGAATATCCAGTTTAATCTAGTTTGAAGTACTATAACGTGCTGCTGTTGGTGGATGAAACCATTTTTTTGTCTAAGGAGATTCCAATACATTTGATACTGCATCTGAAACCAGGTATCACTCTAAAGAAGGGGGTTTCAACTCCACTCTTGAGCTTTAAGATTTGAACTGAGTTTTAAGAGTTTAACTGCCTGGCTTTAACCCTGAATCcatcagtgtatttttttttcttctccaggaCTAACACGCTCTGAAACTACAGGAACATTTCTAACTTCCAAACCAAAAACCACTCTCTGCATGACGCTATTAAAATGGCAGCATTATTAAACACCAACAGCTTCTTGTCCTGTTGTCCTCCAGCATCAAACTCTCACCACTGTTAACACCCTGCCATACTCACTGGCTCATTAAGGTCTCTCGATGCTACTTGCATGTTGTTAGAACATAGAAATGTgcaatttggtcattttcacAGCTCCTTGTCCTATTCCTGACAGAAAAACCAAGTGAGTCCTCGAGTCCAGGAATAACCATAAAGACCACATTTCATCAGCTTAATGTGACACAGCACAGAGTACATCCAATAATCTCTTTTAACCTGCACAGAAATCTAATATCAAACCACTAATATGATTCTTTACACTTATTCTTTGTCATTTATCAGCACATGTAGACAACAAATTGAATTTGTGGTTGGACCCCAGAGCTtaagatttgatttgatttgtttcttAGACATACAGTAATGCTTTCTCTATGGCCGCAGTttcattttccaccacaggGAGCAGCTGAAGACCAGGAAAGTTCCTCAGCTCGGGTATAGCAAATTGGCAGCATCTAAACAGTATGGATGTAATCCTATTATGCAAATCACTTGGGTTTAGCTTcatgtgttttaatattttgatatGGTTACATGATAGCTGAAAAGGCAACAAATACACAGAGATAACCTAATGAGAAACCAAACAGTAAAATGATTCCAGTGCTGGTTTATTATCAAATATCAAACACAGTGAGAAAACATGTCACGAGCTGAGCTAAGCAGCAATGAGTACACAGTAGCAGCTCAGTGTTAATGTGAAGCGAGAGAAGGAGTGGATGCTTTTCCTGTATTTCTGTCCCAAATCTGTAAGATTTCAATCTTTAACATTCTGTAATGTTTCATGATTTCATTTAGACTTTAATCTGTTCAGACAACTGCTTCAATTAAGACTAAATCagttcattttttcccctgataaACACTACTAACTGATTTGAATGCAAAATTAAATATGTGCAACATCTTGGaactacagtgtgtgtacgtctCTCTCCTGCAAGCTTTAACCCAGAGTGTGTGAAGCATCAACTAATCTCTGCATTTCTCTGACATTCTCTCACATTACATTAAAGCGTATTGATTCACCCAATTCCAGCAGCTCTGTATAACACACCGCATGACCGACTTTACATACGTAAACAGTGATGACGCAAGCATAATCACAATAAACTGCGGCGGATAGCTATGTTTGTACACTACGATCCTTTTTTCTGCTTGTCTTGGATTCATGAAAGAAGGCAGCAGCGTCATTTGACTCTGACATTCACAACAGAATATGTCATTACAAAGCCGTTACAGTGCTGGTAcgctgtgtgtgatgtgttcatCACTTCTAATCATTCCTCTAGCAAATCTCTCAGGctaatagtaatatatagtcCTTTCATTATGTTTACATGATGTACACAGCGATCCTGCTTAACATTCCTGCACATTTAAACTCTTAGTCTAGGTTGTTCTGTCAAAGAATGTTTCCTTCAAAATGtcacaatatacagtacttaTATTTCCATATAATAAAAGACATGTATAACAATCTAAACACAATTAATATATTGTtcacaataacattttttttttaaaaacgccGCCATTCTGACATCTTGTTTGGACTGCACTGATGTCTCTGTCTATCACAATTACTCACAATGAGATGAAGAACAAAAAGATGTCATATCAGAGAGCCATAATATTCAACATTCATACAGTAACTGTACATTCTTCTTAACTAACATGCAATTACTGTAAAAACTATCAATCAATCTCACTTATCTTGCGAAAGGCATGAGTAGATCGCACATCTTTGAGTTTAGAAAGTTTCAAGTACAGTATAAAGAAAACGAAGAAAAAAGACATTCAAGAAAATGAACACACgacaccatcatcatcagatgtgtttgtgtgtaaatattaagaaaattaataattgtaTCATAATGGTCATTCTTATCCTTCAGAAACTTAAATGTAGTAGTCGGAAAGTTTGAAACATTCGACACCTGATCctaaatatatttgtttctaTTATCAGTGATAATTATTGGTTCGAAATAAATGTATGTTGTGGACAGAAATTTATTGTAGATCATTATGAATAAGAAATTCTACTGAGGCAACCTTGTGTTAATGCCTGTCTAATATGGAGAggtaattaaatgaatgaattaattacattaattaaaagaTACTGGTGAGTCCTTTAAATCAGTGGTTGTTCCTCAGCACAGCAGAGCCACTTTCTGTGTAGATATCATACAAGCAAATGTGAAGCATActataatcagaataaaaaccTATCCATGTTGCTTTAAATTCCTCTCAGTCAGAGTTTAATGTACTGATCTACAGCCCAGTTTGATAAGTTTCTCAGTTACAAGCAAGCAAGATCCTTAGTTTTACTTTCTAACAGCAGTGTAGAATCCCATTCACATCGCTGTTTTAGATTTGATTAATGATTAACACATTATACTCAGCACATTATGTGACTATAAGCTAAGATAGGCAACATGTTATAATGCTTAAATGTGATTATTTCAAGTTCaaatatcttattttttttatatacctGATCAGATTTGTATGTTTTGAGAAAGCAACAGCATGAGAATTCaaagaataaaactgaaatccataataaatatgtgtaaaaattGCCCATTAAGCCTTTCCAACAGCTTCCTTCAAGCAATATgctatttaaatgaattaagaCTGATAACAAATGGGCTTTGAGGAGCACAAGTGCAATGATAATGGTGAACTTTGTCTACCAGATGTATCCTCCATCATCAGTCTCTTCTGGTTCAggctcctcttcttcttcagcttctTCTGCGTTCtcctctgcctctttctcttcttcgtCCTCCCATCCCACTCCGCTGCCGAAGTCTCCAGAGTAGCCCACTAACTCCTCtgcaccagagagagagacgtgtgtgAATATATAGACAGCTTTTCGAATGGCTGAAACGTTAACAAGCTGTATGTGATACAAACTGTATCCAATATAGACTATGAAATATACAATACACGTTCTAACATGTCTAACAAGATTTTATAAACTCATGATTACATTTGGAGACTATAAAATACCTGAAATGAGGCTGTAGATAAAGTAGTCTATTAAAGTAGAGGATGACAGGCAAAAGTTCTTAACCTTGGAGTCATGACCTCGTGGGGTTGTTTGAGATGCAGATGGGATCACAGGCAATTTTTATCAACTGTTATTTATAATGCACATAAACTTGActgaatatttgaaaataataattaaaaccatcatattattattattaaaatttcattagcTTTCATTCAATTTGGAGCTCCActtaagcccattttacacTAGATTGCAGCAGTGCTGTGTCCAGAATGCTGTAATTTTAATCAAAGTGGTCTTTATACCAGGCAGCAccaagacaaacacacacatgcaaatggTTTCTAGCTAGAAACAACTCCAAAATAGAATAATCTAATAACGAGCCTGTAACCTAAACAGCACAGGGGTGAAATTTCAGTCTGTAGCATATTGCAACAGTTCACGCTCCGCTGTTGATCAAATTTATGAAACTGCCACAGCGTGTAGGAGTGAAAATCTCATTGGATTAACAAATGTTATGTGATCAAATACAGTGGTAATGCATGTTTATGGATATCTAcatgttatatttactaaaccagtGCAAACAAATACCTGTTACCATAAAACTGTAATTGTATAGGATACCTGTTACCATGAAAGGCATACGATTTTATCATTTAGTATGCTTGTAATGCAGCCTGGGAAAAAGCCATTAAAATAGATAGCTGTTATTGAAATGAGTGATTTCAAAACACATACTATAACAGGTAATGCCACTGATATTATACTCCAACAGGTCTTTACCCAAGTGTGGTGTTTCGTGTGTATTAAGGATAGTATCTAAACTATTGAGGGTGCTCAAGTTGGCTTATGCTATAATGGTATGGGCAGAGAATCTCATGGAAATCATTAGGTCCAGTAATTGTCTTGCATGTTGGCAAGGTGGTATAAACACTCTTTCCTGATCATGTTCCCATATTCCAGGATGATGATATCCCTAGATATCCTGCTAAAATTATTCAAGAGTGGTTTGATGAGCTCCCGCATGAAGTCAAGCACCTTCCATGGTCTCTCCAACCACCAGATTTCAACATCATTGAATCTTTAGTGAATCTTAAGTTCTGGAGTGCAGACAACAAAGTAGCTATACAGCTCCTTCATCCTTCTTGAAGAATGGCCCAAAATCCCACCACAAACCATtcaggacttgtatggcagcaTTCCAAGAAAGAATAAAGCTAAGGCAAGCGTTGACCCTACTCCATATTAGAACCTTTATATGGGTTAtgggtttcttttcttttgtccaACCTTGTATTTTTACACATTCATATTCTTGATTGTCGGAAATGTCCATGATTATTGGCACAAGGCATAATATTGCAGTGTTATatattctttgtattttttgtgaCCATCGGCGAAGAGTGGCCCGTGTTACAGATTTCAAATGCCACAGCCTCCCGTTGCGCTGCTCTTTTATGACCAAGAAATATTCCCACTGAGcacaagtggggaaaaaaaaatccgcTTATGCCCAATCAAACTAGGAATACCTACACAATATACAAGCATATTACGCTTGCACCTGGTTGAAAAGAGAGCCTGAACTATTAGCAACAATCcttctgtttctcattttcatcatctggtctatttaaactgaaaatgaattgcCAAATGCCTAATTAACAAACATTACTTTTATTCCATATATGCCACTCACCACAGTCAGGCTTGCCACGAACCCGTGACCCGGTGACCTCAGTGCCATGTAGGTCAACACACCAGCATTCTGCTCTGCTCTGGTCACACTGTAGCTTCCTGTAGTAGCCATCCTCATCACAGCTTGGGATAAACATACCTATACACACAAAgcattgttaaataataattttctctGTACTGCTGTTGGAGCATAAAGTCAGCTATGCACAAGTCATTTATACAGCAGTCTATATTAGTGATTATTGTTGAACAGTGATGTCAGAGATAGATGGGGTGGCTGAATGACACTTTACAGATATGAGATtagaaaaatttataaaaacataagAAAGCTTATCAGCAGACAATGAAAGACTATTCCAGCTATTTCCTGCTGATGGCCTGCAGCTCAAGCAAAAGGTTGTGGTTTGATCCCAGCTGATAGCTCACTGTTACTGCCACTGTGTCCTTTAACACAAAAAACTTTCGGTTCGGTTTGGAGGCAGACGTATGaagtaaaatgtacatattcatgtaacatgtaaattcTTTTTCCCTAACTGTGGTAAAGTAAAAAGGCAATTTCAATTCTAATAGGTTTTCCCTATAtatgaattgaatagaatttcTGTAGACAGGGAGACGTCACTTCTCCGTCTTCTGTACAGAGATGGACACTGTTAACAAACCAGTGACAGCACTATGACTGGTTCACTGTTTGTGCCTCCCGAGGGGACATCTGTCATCCAACACAGTCACTCTACATTACAGCTCAATGCAGGTGTCTTATACACCAGCCAAGACAGAATGAGATGGGGGGATCACATGACAGGGTGATAAAGAGATACTGTGAAAGTCAGACCAAGGGAGTGAGTgaataataaaagaacagaAGTATCCGCCTGCTagtcgtaaaaaaaaaaaacccagactaAACAGTGTTGTGCATTTTTCAACTAGATTTAAAAAGAGTTATACAGTttgttagggttttttttttttttgctgttctctGGAATCCTATTCCAGAGTTtactgaaaatacaaaaatatcttCCTCCAGCTGAGCTACACATGCACAcgtacaaacaaacataaaatgcCCCTGGGAAATGTTAAgcttctctctatctcttgttctctttttaGATTGCCCCGTAATCCCAGTATAATTAGCAGTGAAACCATAACAGTGGCCAGAAATCTAGTTAATCAACCCCTAACTGCACCTTCTGCTGCCCTATCCCAgaaattacacaattacacaatacacacatacacatacatgcacatgaTTATAATTTATGATGTACCTGGTTTCCTCTTGGCTACCTCCTTCACTTGGAGTCTCTCAATCTCAGCCAGACAAGGGGGCTCTAAAGGACAGAAGACTCATCTCAAATGGTACATAATCAAAATGTCTCAATTACCAGAACAATCTTTGCATAACTCCACAATATCATAATAAAAGCTTATTCAAGATGTGAAAATGGGAGAATTATAACTCCTCCATTCAATAGATAAAGAGATCCTGAATCAACTCACTCTCCCTCCAGAAGCAGAGACACCACTCGGCTGTGGACACCTTGCCATCGCGGTACGAGTCGCAGGAGTTGAAGAACGGTCTGATACACACCTCGTACTTCTCCAGGTTTATGGCAGCCAGTTCAGAGTGGTCCAGGTACAGGTCATTACTGGTGTCCAGCTTGGAGAACATCCAGCCAATCGAGTCCTTGCAGCCTGCCACCAGGTTCTTCTCAAACactgcagcaggagcaggaggagatcacggtgtgtgtgtgtgtgctcactactgtgtgtgtgcgcacttggatgggttaaatgcagaacacaaattccaagtattgatcaccatacttggccacaagtcacttcacatCACTTCGCATGTGTGTACAATAACTTGTGTGTATTGTCGCTGAGAAATACAGTGTGCGCTGTTACTAACCTGAAGCTGTTCCTGATCCCTGTCTGCCAGAGCTGTTCATTTTAGCATTGCCATGGAGAAGCTGGAACCAATCCCTGAGCCTGTCCCCCAAATCTGCCAAGTCCTGACCCGTGCAGCCCTCTACAGAGCGaaaagaatagagagagagagtgagaaaaaaaattctattcaattttatttgtatagcacgtTTCacaatagatattgtcacaaagcagctttgcagaaatccGGGTGTAGATCTAGACCCCCAACGAGCAAGGCAGAGGCACAAGTGACAAgcaaaaactccctgagacaacacaAGGAAGAACCCTTGacaggaaccagattcaaaaacacatcctcttctgggcaaaactaaaaaaagaaaacagaaatagagacagaagaaagaagCCAAAGGCATCTTTGTATTCACCTTCCTTGgacctttccacattttgtagtattacatcctggaattgaaatggatttaccggggattatatgtcatgaatttattattttattagctaaTCAGTGGAATAAGTCAATATTGATCTGCCAGAAAAGGGGCACTGGTGTGTAATTTAAAGCTCAGCATCAGGAAAAGTGAA
The sequence above is a segment of the Pangasianodon hypophthalmus isolate fPanHyp1 chromosome 12, fPanHyp1.pri, whole genome shotgun sequence genome. Coding sequences within it:
- the LOC113527796 gene encoding testican-2 yields the protein MCINRRKVEHRIRQPDTKPHVSSCKPCPLSASDPVCGSDGHNYASQCKLEQQACLSGKTLAVKCAGPCPCISEPVPKPETETPSVSKPEGCTGQDLADLGDRLRDWFQLLHGNAKMNSSGRQGSGTASVFEKNLVAGCKDSIGWMFSKLDTSNDLYLDHSELAAINLEKYEVCIRPFFNSCDSYRDGKVSTAEWCLCFWREKPPCLAEIERLQVKEVAKRKPGMFIPSCDEDGYYRKLQCDQSRAECWCVDLHGTEVTGSRVRGKPDCEELVGYSGDFGSGVGWEDEEEKEAEENAEEAEEEEEPEPEETDDGGYIW